A stretch of DNA from Allomeiothermus silvanus DSM 9946:
CCGACTGGTCAAAGCCCTGCGTGAAAGTAAAAAGAGCTGGAAGGAGATCCAGGACCTGGTCGGGATCAGCCGGGCCACCTACCACCGCTGGCAAAAAGCCCTAAAAGAAAAGGGCCTGGCTGGACTCAAACCCCGCTCCCGCCGCCCTAAGCACCTGCGCACAAAGGTCCACTGGACCCCAGGGCTGCTCATTAGAATAGAAACTCTCCGCAAGGAAAACCCCACCTGGGGACGCTGGTCCATCTGGCTTACCCTCCGCAAGGAGGGTTTCCAGATGAGCGAACGCACGGTGGGGCGCATCCTGGCCTACCTGGAGAAGCACCGACGTATCGAGAGCGTGGCCGGCTACCTGGCCCGGACTCAAAGAGGGAAGCTAAAGCGAAGGGTAAACCGGCCCTACGCCAAAAGGAAGCCCCGAGGATACGAGGCCAGGGCTCCTGGGGACCTGGTCCAGGTGGACACCCTCACCCTGACCTTAGGACCGGGAAGCATGGTCAAGCACTTCTCGGCGATTGACCTCCATAGCCGGTTTGTCCTGGCGGAGGTGCACAGCCGGGCCACGGCTAAGCTTTCTGAGGGGTTCTTGTCCTTGCTTCTGGCCAGGGCCCCTTTTCCCATCCGGGCCATCCAGGTGGATGGGGGCAGCGAGTTCATGGCCGAGTTTGAGGAGGCCTGCTGTGCTCTGGGGATTGCCTTGTTTGTGCTACCGCCGAGGAGTCCTAAACTCAATGGTCACGTGGAGCGGATGCAGCGGACCTTCAAGGAGGAGTTCTACACCCGGCCTTTGCCCACCCCGCTCAGCGAGCTGCAGGCAGAGCTGGATACCTACCTGGACTACTACAACCGCCGAAGGCCTCACATGGCCCTGGGGGGTCTTGCTCCGCTGGAGTTTTTGGCTAAGATGCAAGAGGAGTCGGTTCCTCAAAGAGTCTCAAATGTGTTGACCGATTACAAGTTCTTGACCTGAGCGCCGTCCACTATGTATGTACCTGGCTCGAGCCCGGCTAGCAATTTGCTGCCGGAGACCTTGCCGCTGAAGACCGATTTGCCACCCGTCGCTACCTCAACAGGAGCCTCGCTGATGCCTTGGACGACGATCTCGAGACTACCCTTAGAGGGTGCTGTATTAGGCGAGTTGCTACAACCGGCTACGACCAACACAAGAGCGAACAATACCAAACCCCATCTAGGGTGCATACCGACCTCGCAATTTAGGTGCAAAACCGACTAGCCTAAGGCCGCGAATCGAAATATTAGGACTTACGCAGTTGGCTGAAGGATGTGGAGGGGATGGGCGAGATAACTTCGTATTGCCTCGCGAACAATGGACGCCTTGGCCTCGTACCAGCTCACCCCCCTGCGCAGCCGGTAGACCTCCAGCCGGAGGAAGGCCCGCAAAGCCAGGAGGAGGTGCCGCAGGATGGAGACCGCCTTCCTCACCTGGGCCCGCTCCACCCCACAGCACTGCTTGAGCCCCCGATGGTACACTTCGATCCCCCATCCTTGCCGCTCTAACTCCGCCCGCTTCTCTTCGCTCATCCCCAGATGGTTCGTGGCCCAGTACTCCGCCTCCCCGTCCTTGGAGAGCGTTCGGAACACCCTCACGAACCCAAAACCCCGAAGATGAACCACCCTCCCCTCCCCAGGGATTTCCACCTCACGGATGGGTACATTTCCCTTCCCCTCCGGGTTGACCAGGCGGTTGCCCTTCAGCCGCGTCAGAAACCGCCAGCCAAAGCTGACTATGGCCTTGAGGTTCTCCAAGCTGGCATACCAGCTGTCCATCAGGACATATTCCGGCTGAAACCCCCGCTCCTTCGCTTTCTGGAGCATGGTCTGAAAGTGGTCGTTTTTGCTCTTCCCATCCTGGGGCTTGTCGTAGACCCGAAAGTCGCAGGGGATCAGGGCCTGCCCCTCCGTCCACAGCAGGGTCATGAGGGCGATGCCCCTAACCACCCTTTGGTGTTTGCCGCTCCAGTGGTAACTCACCAGATCCATGTCCCGAGCGTAGGGCTTATCCAGGGTGGTGTCGTCCAGGATCAGCAGCCCCTCCCTGAGCTTCACGAAGGCCTTGGCCTCCTGCCACAGCGCCGCCGTGTCGGGCGGCTGTCTTTGCAGCAGGCGGGTAAAGGCATCATGGGCGGGAGGGCTCTTCTCCTTTGGACTACAGCGAGCGGCCTCGGTACAGGTGAAGACCCGCTGAGCGGCGATGAGAAAGTGGATGTAGTCCAGGTCATCGCACTTCGGTGGGTTCATGGGCATCACCCCCTTTGGAGAAGCTTGGCTAAGCACTCTCCTCCTAGCACACAGAAGAATGTCCAGTCAACTGCAACTGCGTAACTCCTAAATATATTAAGTCAGTCGGGTACTTTCCGACGCAGATGCGCCAAGACGCCATAGGTCTCAGCCAGGACGTTTTGGCGCATCCTGTACTGAAATAGACCTGGGCTTTTCCTCAGAAAATGTGTAGGACGTAGTTAACCCGGCCTAATCCAGCATGAGTTTCCCCGTAAATCACCCCCTCCTTAATCCAAACAGCTAAATGGACGCTCACAGTTTTGATAAACTTTCTACTGTGTACCTCATGTTTAACTCAAGTTCCAGGTTTTGTCAATAAAAGAAAGCCGTTATGAGCGCGTGACTTCCGCCCAATTCCGTAACGTTCTAATTTATGAGAGGCACATATCCCTGACGGCTGCTATGCCTGATAAAGTTTAGAGTGAGAATCAGCAAAGAAACCCCATGAAGGATAAGAGTCTGCTACTGTTGCCTATGGAGATGGGCGATGATTTATTTCAGTACGCGTTGCGGTTGCTCTCGGCTAGAGCTTACGCAGAAGCAGGACTTCGGCGCAAACTAGCCCATCGGGGTTCGCCTGAAGAGGTGGAAGCGACCATCCGCCGGGTCAAGGAACTCGGTTACCTGGACGACCGGAGCTACGGAGGTTCCGTCAATAGGTGTGTAAACCTGCTCAGGCAGCGACCTCCTCCTGGGTGACCTCGATGCCGTCCTCGTAGCGCACCCCGGCGTGGACCTTGGCCAGCAACTCCGGGGCATTCAACCGCCGGAACCTCTTTTGGGCCACCATCAGCATCTTCCAGATCACTGCCGTGGCCCGTTTCCACCTTCTTGAACCGCTTGGCCGCATCCGTCCGCAGCCGCAGTGCGGCGAAAGGGCGATTCGATCACGTTCGTGGGTCCGCAGGTGGCGCCAGTGCTCCTTGGGGTACCGGTAGAAGGTCACCATCCGCTCCCAGTCCCGCCCCAGCGTCTGCGCCGCCTTGCCGTAGCCGTGCCGGTGACACCAGGCCTCGAACTCCTTGCCCTTCCGTTCCGCCTCCGCCCGGGTCGGCGCGTAGGCGATGGCCCCCAGCATGGGCTTGGCCACGGCCTGCTGGTGGCGCGGCAACTGCTCCAGCACATTGAGCACCTTGTGGTTCCAGCACCGCTGCTCGTCGGCCTCCGGCCACACGTTGCGCAGTGCCCCCCAGATCCCCAGGTGCCCGTCCCCGATCACCAGCCGCGGCGCGTTCATCCCCCGCTCCCGCAGGTCCCGCAGCACTTCCGACCAGCTCTCCACCGACTCCCGGTACCCGGGTACGACCGCCACCACCACCTTGCGGCCATCCGACAAGGCGGCGATGGCCACCAAGAGCGCCGCCCGCTCGCGCTCCAAGCCCGCCTTCACGTACACCCCGTCCACCCACAGGTAGACCACCGCCCGGTCGTCCAGCCGCTGCGTGCGCCAGGCCTCCCACTCCGCCTGCCACCGCTCCTTCAGGCGGGCTACCGTCCGGGCCGAAAGCGCCGCCTCCTCTCCGAGCAGCCCCCGCAGGGCCAGGTCGAAGTCGCCCTCGGCCAGCCCGTGCAGGTACAGCTCGGGCAACAGCTCCGAGACCTCCCTCGTGCGCCGGGCGAACAGGGGGAGAATCCGGCTCTCGAACCGCTCCTCCACCCCCCGGACCCGGGGCCGCCGCACCTCGATGGTGCCCATGGAGGTCGTCAGCTTCCGCGGCTTGCCGTAGCCGTTGCGGTAACCGCACGCATCGACGGCCGCCCGCCTCTCATACCGGGCACGGCCCAGAAATTCCGTCACTTCCTCCTCCAGCAGCCCCTGCATCAACTCCCGGATCTTCCCCCTCAGCCAATCCCGCAACGTCTCCCAGGTGGGAGATGACGAACGGGCCTCAAGGTGTTCGCCTATCGGCGAAGCAGCCACTTTGGTACGCTTCCCCATGGCGGTGTGCCTCCTCCCTCGGGCTTCAAGCCCTCACTTTTTTGCCAGGAGGAAGGATACACCGCCCTCAGCGTATTTCCACACCCCTTGATGGTATCTCGAGCTACGCCGAGGGCTATATCCGGCTCAACCAAGGCCGCTGGGGGGTAGGCAAATTGCGCCAGGCGTTGCGGGCCAAAGGAGTTTCCGTAGAGGTGATCGAGGGGGTGTTGGCTGACCTCGAGCCCCAAACCGACCCGGTGGCCGAGGCTTTAGAGCTGCTCGAGCGCTACCCCAGTCGTTACAGGGGAGAAAAGGCCAAGGCTATGCGCTTTTTGCTCAACCGAGGATTTCCCCTTTCGGCAGCTTTGGCAGCGTGGGAGAGATATAGCCGAATGCCGAACCCCGAACGCTAAAGGCAGACTTGACCGATATACAGCCCTTGGGGTAGAGAAAGATCATGACTCTGCGCCAGGCGCTATCTCAGGTCCCGGACCCCCGGGCCCACAACCGGCGGTACCCCCTGTGGGGCCTTCTGGCCCTCATCCTGGTGGCCTTCCTGAGCCGCGTGGACTCCCTGCGCGGCGTGGAACGCTTTGCCCGCGCCAACCCCCACCTCTTGCCCCACCTGGGCCTGCGCAAGGCCCCAGGCCACACCGCCATCACCCTTCTCCTTCACCGCCTGGATCCTGAGAAGCTCCAGGCGGCCCTTGGCCAGGTCTTCCCCGAAGCCGACCTTGGGGAGGTCCTGGTGGTGGACGGGAAGCACCTGCGGGGAAGCGGCAAGGGGAAAAGCCCCCAGGTCAAGCTGGTGGAGGTCCTGGCCCTGCACCTCCATACCACCCTGGCCCAGGCCCGGGCGGAAGGGAGGGAGGAGAAGGCCTTCCTGGAGCTTCTGGACCGTTTGGAGGCGAGGGAGCTGGAGGGCAAGGTGGTGGTGGGGGACGCGGGGTACCTGTACCCTGAGGTGGCGGCCCGGGTGCGGAAAAAAGGGGGGACTATCTCTTGGTCCTGAAGGGGAACCAGGAGGAGCTTTTGTCCTGGGCCCTGGAGGTGTTCAAGGGGATGGCGGGAAGGCGTCTTCCCGGGGAGACGGAGGCGACCTGGAGTGGGGTGCGGGACGGGGAGGTGTGGACCTACCGGGTTTGGGCTTCCCCCTACCTGCCGGAAGAGGTGCGGGCCTTCCCTGGGGCCAGGCAGGTGGTGCGGCTTTGGCGGGAGGTGAGGCACAAGGGGACGGGGGAGGTGCGGCGGACGGTGAGCTACGCCCTCACCAGCCTGGGGCCGGAGGTAGCGGACGCAAAGCGGCTGGGGAGCCTGTTGCTTTCCCGATGGGAGGTGGAGAACCGATCGTTTTGGGTGCGGGACGTGTGCTTTGGGGAGGATGCCTGTCAGGTGCGGGGGGTGGGGGCGTGGGTGCTAGCGGTGCTGCGGGCCTTCCTGGTCTCCATGCTTCACCGAGAGGGGGTGAGGGAGAAGAAGGCAGCCCTAGAAATCTTCTCCTTCAACCCCCTCTCCGCCCTGCGCTTCCTGGGGCTCTATGCGGCATAGCGGTCAAGTCTGCGCTAAAGGTTGCTTCTGTGTTCAGCGTTTAGGGTTAAGCTATAGCCTATGCCGCACGTTCGTTCAGAGATCTTCATCCCTAAACCGCCCGCGCAGGTGTACGCCTATGCCAAGGATTTGGTCGGGCTCAAACCCTACCTGAAGGATGTCGAAAGCCTACGGGTGCTCGAGGATACAGGCTCGCACTCCAAGTCAGAGTGGGTGGCTGTGGCGATGGGCAAGAAGGTGCGCTGGATCGAGGAAGAAGAGTGGTTTGACGCCGAGCTGCGCAACCGCTTTCATAGCCCCGAGGGCGATTTCGACGTGTACCGGGGGACCTGGACCTTTTTACCGGAGGGGGAGGGTACTCGGGTGGTACTGGAACTCGAGTACGAACTTAATATCCCTATCTTTGGCGGACTCTTGCAAAAGCTGGTGCTAAAACTCATGCAGGAAAACTGTGA
This window harbors:
- a CDS encoding IS701-like element ISMesi2 family transposase, translating into MLSQASPKGVMPMNPPKCDDLDYIHFLIAAQRVFTCTEAARCSPKEKSPPAHDAFTRLLQRQPPDTAALWQEAKAFVKLREGLLILDDTTLDKPYARDMDLVSYHWSGKHQRVVRGIALMTLLWTEGQALIPCDFRVYDKPQDGKSKNDHFQTMLQKAKERGFQPEYVLMDSWYASLENLKAIVSFGWRFLTRLKGNRLVNPEGKGNVPIREVEIPGEGRVVHLRGFGFVRVFRTLSKDGEAEYWATNHLGMSEEKRAELERQGWGIEVYHRGLKQCCGVERAQVRKAVSILRHLLLALRAFLRLEVYRLRRGVSWYEAKASIVREAIRSYLAHPLHILQPTA
- a CDS encoding regulatory protein RecX is translated as MTNGPQGVRLSAKQPLWYASPWRCASSLGLQALTFLPGGRIHRPQRISTPLDGISSYAEGYIRLNQGRWGVGKLRQALRAKGVSVEVIEGVLADLEPQTDPVAEALELLERYPSRYRGEKAKAMRFLLNRGFPLSAALAAWERYSRMPNPER
- a CDS encoding integrase core domain-containing protein; the protein is MQFTTVGREIWRGARQAQRLAEANASDPEVQERLRKLRLVKALRESKKSWKEIQDLVGISRATYHRWQKALKEKGLAGLKPRSRRPKHLRTKVHWTPGLLIRIETLRKENPTWGRWSIWLTLRKEGFQMSERTVGRILAYLEKHRRIESVAGYLARTQRGKLKRRVNRPYAKRKPRGYEARAPGDLVQVDTLTLTLGPGSMVKHFSAIDLHSRFVLAEVHSRATAKLSEGFLSLLLARAPFPIRAIQVDGGSEFMAEFEEACCALGIALFVLPPRSPKLNGHVERMQRTFKEEFYTRPLPTPLSELQAELDTYLDYYNRRRPHMALGGLAPLEFLAKMQEESVPQRVSNVLTDYKFLT
- a CDS encoding type II toxin-antitoxin system RatA family toxin; protein product: MPHVRSEIFIPKPPAQVYAYAKDLVGLKPYLKDVESLRVLEDTGSHSKSEWVAVAMGKKVRWIEEEEWFDAELRNRFHSPEGDFDVYRGTWTFLPEGEGTRVVLELEYELNIPIFGGLLQKLVLKLMQENCDGLLQGLKDRSLAA